In Desulfatirhabdium butyrativorans DSM 18734, one genomic interval encodes:
- a CDS encoding branched-chain amino acid ABC transporter permease, giving the protein MDIQTFFQNVTNAMQWGSFYALIALGYSLVYGVLLLINFAHGDIFMVGAYIGFFIAALLLGQYGIKLPFALPSEWIFVLTLILTMILTAGVGVALERIAYRPLRRRGAGRLYIVITALMAGLILENGNLALLGASRRAFPDLLQKTIYSVGGISFTNIKVIVIVAALLVFLLLETIVRKTKLGMAMRAISYDRMAVPLMGIPIDTVIVFTFILGSSMAALAGVLFVSAYPVLEPYMGAMIGWKAFIAAVVGGIGEIRGAFIGGFMLGFIEIFVAAVFPSTFRDLIAFAILLAFLSVKPTGIFGVARAQKI; this is encoded by the coding sequence GTGGATATTCAAACGTTTTTCCAGAATGTGACCAACGCCATGCAATGGGGCAGTTTCTATGCCCTGATTGCGCTGGGCTATTCGCTGGTGTACGGGGTGTTGCTGCTCATCAATTTTGCGCACGGCGACATTTTCATGGTGGGCGCCTACATCGGTTTTTTCATCGCAGCCCTGCTGCTTGGCCAATATGGGATCAAGCTGCCTTTTGCCCTGCCATCCGAATGGATTTTCGTGCTGACGCTGATCCTGACGATGATCCTGACCGCAGGCGTTGGCGTCGCACTGGAGCGGATCGCCTACCGGCCGCTGCGCAGGAGGGGGGCAGGACGTCTCTATATCGTCATTACCGCCCTGATGGCCGGCCTGATTCTGGAAAACGGCAATCTGGCACTGCTGGGGGCCAGTCGCCGGGCCTTTCCGGACCTGCTGCAGAAAACCATTTACTCCGTTGGCGGCATCTCCTTCACCAATATCAAAGTCATCGTGATCGTAGCGGCGCTGCTCGTTTTTCTGCTTCTGGAAACCATCGTCCGGAAAACCAAGCTCGGCATGGCCATGCGGGCCATTTCCTATGACCGGATGGCTGTTCCGCTGATGGGTATCCCCATCGATACCGTCATCGTGTTCACCTTCATTCTCGGCTCATCCATGGCGGCGCTTGCCGGCGTGCTCTTCGTTTCGGCCTATCCGGTGCTCGAACCGTATATGGGGGCCATGATCGGGTGGAAAGCCTTTATCGCGGCCGTCGTCGGCGGGATCGGCGAAATCCGTGGGGCGTTTATCGGGGGGTTCATGCTCGGATTCATTGAAATATTCGTCGCCGCAGTTTTTCCGTCCACGTTTCGGGACCTGATTGCATTCGCCATTCTGCTGGCCTTCCTCAGTGTGAAGCCGACGGGGATTTTTGGTGTGGCAAGGGCCCAGAAGATTTGA
- a CDS encoding branched-chain amino acid ABC transporter permease encodes MRQHLTLVLYGILCLVILFLVQGDWINAYLQLVIMYVGINVILGTSLNLINGYMGEFSCGHAGFMAVGAYVSSILNMWWFTDGNLFGNALFGPKASLFLFPVTLLIAGAVAAVVGLLVAIPSFKTRGDYLAIITLAVNYIVKSAIENIQAIGGARGFMGMRKVVNAMTETVPLPWLMIWILVFTGLTVATLHRFVSSNYGKGIVAIREDEIAAEIMGVNTQRMKLIAFMLSSGLAGIAGGLFAHVLGYINPGSFTIMKSTEIMVIVYLGGMGSLSGSVMAAVLFTILLELMRPLQVLKWVLIPLMLIILMLFRPEGIMGNREILDVFPRLRRFFPAREA; translated from the coding sequence ATGCGTCAACACCTGACACTCGTTTTGTATGGGATTTTGTGCCTGGTGATCCTCTTTCTGGTTCAGGGAGACTGGATCAATGCCTATTTGCAGCTTGTCATCATGTATGTGGGCATCAACGTCATTCTCGGCACATCGCTGAACCTCATCAACGGCTATATGGGAGAATTCTCCTGTGGTCATGCCGGATTCATGGCTGTCGGGGCCTATGTTTCCTCGATCCTGAACATGTGGTGGTTTACGGACGGCAACCTTTTCGGCAATGCCCTCTTCGGCCCGAAAGCCTCCCTGTTCCTGTTTCCCGTGACGCTGCTGATCGCAGGCGCCGTCGCGGCGGTCGTCGGTCTTCTGGTGGCCATTCCAAGCTTCAAGACCCGGGGGGATTACCTGGCCATCATCACGCTCGCCGTCAACTACATCGTCAAAAGCGCGATCGAGAACATCCAGGCAATCGGCGGGGCCAGAGGCTTCATGGGCATGCGCAAGGTGGTCAATGCCATGACCGAAACGGTGCCCCTGCCCTGGCTCATGATCTGGATCCTCGTGTTTACCGGGCTGACGGTCGCCACCCTGCACCGCTTCGTATCCTCCAATTACGGAAAAGGAATCGTTGCAATCCGGGAAGATGAAATTGCGGCGGAAATCATGGGCGTCAACACCCAGAGAATGAAGCTCATCGCCTTCATGCTCTCGAGCGGGCTTGCCGGCATTGCAGGCGGCCTGTTCGCACATGTTCTCGGCTACATCAATCCGGGCTCGTTTACGATCATGAAATCGACTGAAATCATGGTCATCGTCTATCTCGGCGGAATGGGATCGCTCAGCGGATCGGTGATGGCAGCCGTCCTGTTTACCATCCTGCTCGAACTGATGCGGCCGCTTCAGGTGCTCAAGTGGGTGCTGATTCCGCTCATGCTCATCATTCTGATGCTGTTCCGGCCAGAGGGCATCATGGGCAATCGGGAGATTCTGGATGTTTTCCCCAGGCTGCGCCGGTTCTTTCCGGCCCGGGAGGCGTGA
- a CDS encoding ABC transporter ATP-binding protein, with protein sequence MPILEMNNVQRAFGGLLAVQDVSITMEPGEIRGLIGPNGAGKTTIFNLVSGFYRPTQGDVRFDGRSIVGLRPHQVTALGLARTFQNIRMWNSMSVLENLSISQHNAIGYGLMDLMAANVRYREAEKRIRAHAMEILDVLGLVAYANEYPRNLPYGLQRRVEIGRALTIRPKLLLLDEPAAGMNPSDIDSLIELIGWIRTRFQLTIWLIEHQMRVVMSVCERLNVLDFGQIIAEGTPDEIRKNPRVIQAYLGQEGVTANA encoded by the coding sequence ATGCCGATTCTTGAAATGAACAACGTGCAGCGCGCCTTCGGGGGGCTTCTTGCGGTTCAGGATGTTTCCATCACGATGGAGCCCGGAGAAATCCGGGGTCTGATCGGCCCCAACGGCGCCGGAAAGACGACCATTTTCAACCTGGTATCCGGCTTTTACCGGCCGACCCAGGGAGATGTGCGCTTCGATGGACGATCCATCGTGGGGTTGCGGCCCCATCAGGTTACGGCACTGGGGCTGGCGCGCACCTTTCAGAACATCCGCATGTGGAATTCGATGAGCGTCCTGGAAAACCTCAGCATTTCCCAGCACAATGCCATCGGATACGGATTGATGGATCTGATGGCCGCCAATGTGCGGTATCGGGAAGCGGAAAAACGGATTCGCGCCCATGCCATGGAAATTCTCGATGTGCTGGGCCTGGTGGCGTATGCGAATGAGTATCCGAGAAACCTGCCATACGGCCTGCAGCGCCGGGTGGAAATCGGCAGGGCGCTGACGATCCGGCCCAAACTGCTGCTCCTGGACGAGCCGGCCGCAGGCATGAACCCGTCCGATATCGATTCCCTCATCGAATTGATCGGCTGGATCCGCACCCGGTTCCAGTTGACGATCTGGCTGATCGAACATCAGATGCGGGTGGTGATGTCGGTTTGCGAGCGGCTCAATGTGCTCGATTTCGGGCAGATCATCGCAGAGGGCACACCGGATGAAATCCGGAAGAATCCGAGGGTCATCCAGGCCTATCTCGGGCAGGAAGGGGTGACGGCCAATGCTTGA
- a CDS encoding ABC transporter ATP-binding protein — protein sequence MLEIEDLHVQYGSIEALHGISLKVEKGEMVALLGANGAGKSTTLMSIMRLPPPEAPRVTQGRIVYKGVDLLPIAAHQVVAEHKIALVPEGRRVFGNMTVLENLELATYARKDRAQVQKDYERVFSLFPRMADRKHQRVDTLSGGEQQMLATGRAFMSGADFILLDEPSMGLAPLLMQELFKVLQDLNRSGTTIFVVEQNAHIALSYAHRAYLMEAGRIVMEGKAAALAENPEIQKAYLG from the coding sequence ATGCTTGAAATCGAAGATTTGCATGTCCAGTACGGATCGATCGAAGCCCTGCACGGCATCAGCCTGAAGGTGGAAAAAGGGGAGATGGTCGCCTTGCTCGGCGCCAACGGGGCCGGGAAGTCCACGACACTGATGAGCATCATGCGGCTGCCGCCGCCGGAGGCGCCCCGCGTGACGCAGGGGCGGATCGTCTACAAGGGCGTCGATCTGTTGCCAATTGCGGCCCATCAGGTGGTGGCGGAACACAAGATTGCACTCGTTCCGGAGGGCAGGCGGGTATTCGGCAACATGACGGTGCTGGAAAACCTGGAGCTGGCCACGTATGCGAGAAAGGACCGGGCTCAGGTGCAGAAGGACTACGAGCGGGTGTTTTCACTTTTCCCGAGAATGGCGGATCGGAAACACCAGCGGGTCGATACCCTGAGCGGCGGAGAGCAGCAGATGCTCGCTACCGGAAGGGCCTTCATGAGCGGAGCGGACTTCATCCTGCTCGATGAGCCGTCGATGGGGCTTGCCCCGCTTCTGATGCAGGAGCTCTTCAAGGTGCTGCAGGACTTGAACCGTTCCGGAACGACGATTTTTGTGGTGGAGCAAAATGCCCACATTGCGCTCTCTTATGCCCATCGGGCCTATCTGATGGAGGCGGGGCGCATCGTCATGGAAGGCAAGGCCGCAGCGCTCGCCGAGAATCCGGAAATCCAGAAAGCCTATCTGGGATAA
- a CDS encoding type II toxin-antitoxin system RelE family toxin has product MKYTLRYTARAVRDIERLSDAVKKRIGEAMLKIADSPYGYLRKMVDSNLGTYRYRIGEYRVIVDIVGLDIVVLRVGHRRDIYRRLR; this is encoded by the coding sequence ATGAAGTATACCCTCCGTTATACCGCAAGAGCCGTTCGTGATATCGAGCGGCTTTCAGACGCCGTGAAAAAGCGCATCGGCGAGGCGATGCTGAAAATCGCAGATTCTCCGTACGGGTATCTGCGCAAGATGGTGGACTCCAATCTGGGAACATATCGATACCGCATTGGAGAATACCGGGTGATCGTGGATATTGTCGGGTTGGACATTGTCGTATTGCGTGTTGGACATCGTCGGGATATTTACCGAAGATTGCGGTGA
- a CDS encoding ATP-binding protein: MDDAVYERLADVLDTLPNGFPRTESGMEIRILQRIFRPEDAALFCDLKLNFETAQQIAERTGRSIEGLEAQLIEMGKRGQIFDIDLEGVHIFRMLPWVFGIYEFQLHRLDRELAEMCEAYNEVFSRQFFEAKPQLMQVIPIEKEIQGAHEALSFERVSSIIEQGKSFLVQDCICKKARGLMEKPCTRPTEVCMAIAPVEGVFDRHEHGRSLTKEEAYALLESCEKQALVHLTWNVQGGQYFICNCCGCCCGILRMANVWGAANIVRSNYYAQIDPEACAACGLCAEERCQVGAIEAGDSAYAVIRSRCIGCGLCVTTCPSEAIQLLRKPAEEIESVPRDEMDWYVARSKVRNRDIQKYL, translated from the coding sequence ATGGATGATGCCGTATATGAGCGGTTGGCCGATGTGCTGGATACACTCCCGAACGGATTTCCCCGGACGGAATCCGGCATGGAAATCCGGATTCTTCAGCGGATATTTCGTCCCGAGGATGCAGCGCTTTTCTGCGATTTGAAGCTGAATTTCGAGACGGCGCAGCAGATCGCGGAAAGGACCGGGCGCTCCATCGAGGGGCTGGAGGCCCAACTGATTGAGATGGGAAAGAGAGGCCAGATTTTCGATATCGATCTGGAAGGGGTACATATTTTCCGGATGCTTCCGTGGGTGTTCGGCATATACGAGTTTCAGCTCCACCGGCTCGATCGGGAACTGGCCGAGATGTGTGAGGCATACAATGAAGTGTTCTCCAGGCAGTTTTTCGAGGCCAAGCCCCAGCTCATGCAGGTCATTCCCATCGAAAAAGAGATTCAGGGAGCCCATGAAGCCCTTTCGTTTGAACGGGTTTCCTCTATCATCGAGCAGGGAAAATCCTTTCTGGTGCAGGATTGTATCTGCAAAAAAGCCAGGGGGTTGATGGAAAAGCCCTGCACCCGACCTACGGAAGTCTGCATGGCCATCGCTCCGGTTGAGGGCGTATTCGATCGTCACGAGCATGGCAGGTCGCTGACGAAAGAAGAGGCATATGCGCTTCTCGAATCCTGTGAGAAGCAGGCGCTGGTGCATCTGACCTGGAATGTGCAGGGCGGGCAATATTTCATCTGCAATTGTTGCGGCTGCTGTTGCGGAATACTGCGGATGGCCAATGTCTGGGGTGCGGCAAATATTGTCCGGTCCAATTACTATGCACAGATCGATCCGGAGGCCTGTGCCGCCTGCGGATTATGTGCGGAAGAGCGCTGCCAGGTAGGGGCCATCGAGGCGGGCGACAGCGCATACGCAGTCATTCGATCCAGATGCATCGGCTGCGGGCTGTGTGTGACCACCTGTCCATCGGAGGCCATCCAGCTTCTGCGGAAACCTGCCGAAGAAATCGAATCAGTCCCCAGGGATGAAATGGACTGGTATGTGGCACGCAGCAAGGTTCGCAACCGGGATATCCAGAAATATTTGTAA